In a single window of the Streptomyces sp. NBC_00091 genome:
- a CDS encoding acyl carrier protein, which produces MSQTYETDTGLVHMTRPDMTVLATAGLRERTRILEQYVREELGRILGIEPQLVDTTGRPMGCLGIGSISGIELQYRMEATLGVDVNLQRLLLANSAQELIDCLAGQLGPEAHLHGAAVPA; this is translated from the coding sequence ATGTCGCAGACATACGAGACAGACACCGGCCTGGTCCACATGACCAGGCCCGACATGACGGTCCTGGCGACCGCCGGGCTGCGCGAGCGCACCCGGATCCTCGAGCAGTACGTGCGCGAGGAACTCGGCCGCATCCTCGGCATCGAACCGCAGCTCGTCGACACCACGGGCCGCCCCATGGGCTGCCTGGGCATCGGCTCGATCTCCGGTATCGAACTGCAGTACCGGATGGAGGCCACGCTCGGCGTGGACGTGAACCTCCAGCGGCTGCTGCTCGCCAACAGCGCCCAGGAACTCATCGACTGCCTCGCCGGCCAGCTCGGTCCCGAGGCCCACCTGCACGGGGCAGCGGTGCCGGCATGA